GGCGTTGGCGAGGGCGTCGAGGCTCGGAAACTCGCGCATGAATGCATCGAAGTAGCCAAGCACGGTCCGCACTTGCGTTTGCTGCAACATGATCTCCGACACCCACACCCGGTAGGGCGTCGGGTTCTGTTGCCAGGGCAGGTCCTTGCGGCCGTGTTCGTGCCACCAGTCGACAACGGCTGACGACAGGCTGAAGGCGGCTCGCTCGGGCATCAAAAGAGTTTCTTCAGTTTGTCAGCGAGTTTGTCCTTGACCTCGTCGACTTTCTCTTGCGCCTTTTTGTCGAGTTCGGCCCTGGCTTCGGCCTCGCGCGCGTCCGCCTCGGCCTGCAGTTGGGCCTTGCGCGCATCGAGCTCGGCTTTTGCCTTGGCCTCGAGCTCGGCCTTGGCCGCGTCGAGCTGGGCCTTGGCGGCTGCTGTCGCGCCCTCACTCAGGCTACGGCGAAGCACGCCGGTGAAGTCGCTGGCGAGCTCGCTGAAGGTGCCGACGATCGGCAGATCGAATTTCAGTCCGCTGAGTTCGCCGCTGGTTGCGCCACCCTGACCCTCGAGCGAGGACACCAGCGCGGGTTTGAGCAGGTAGTCGACGGTTTCGCCGGGCAGGCTGACGGTGCCCTGACCGGCCAGGCGCAGCAGCGGGGAGCGCAGGTCGAGGTCGACGTTGTCGATCACGCCCTGGACGATGTCTGCGCTGGCGGAGAATTTTGCGAAGTCGGTGCGCAGGGGTTCGTCCGAATCGCTGGCATCGCTGCGGCCGAAGCTCGCGAGCACCCGGCGCAATTGCGCGGCGATGTTGATGCCGTCTATCGCGCCGTCGACGAAGCTGAAGCTCGCAGTGCCACCGAGCGCGGCGCTGAGTTCGCCAACCGTGTTGCCGGCGGTGGCGATGTCTAGGTTGATCAAGCCGCTGCCGAGCAGTTTGTCGAACTCCGCGAAGTCGTTCAGGAGCGGTTGTGCCTGCACGCCGGACAAGGCAGCGGCGGCGCTGAATTGCGGCGTCTCACCGCGGACATCGACGCCCAGGCGTGCGTCGATACCACCGTCGTAGAGCGCCCCGCTGAGCGAGCTCACGGCAATTTCGCCGTCGGCGGCGTCGAGCTCCACGGTGATGTCCTGCATGGTCAGGTTGCCCGCCGTCAGGCTTGCGACTTCGGCCGTGCCGTTGAGTTTCAGCGCCCGCATCAGCTCGATCGGCAACGGAATCGGGGTGTCGCCAGTGGCCGCCGTCTCGGTGTCGCCTGCTACGGCGCCGTCGCCCGCCTCGCCGTCCGCGAGCGGTGGCGAGTAGTGGTCCATGTTGATCCGGTCGACGGCGAGCTCGAAGTCGATGGCGGGCAATGCGGCGTCGAGTTCGCCGAGCGTGGCGGCCCCGGTCAGCGTGGTGTCGTCCAGCCTGATGGTCAGCGCGTCGAGCGCAGCGGTGTTGCCGCTGTAGCTGAGCGTGGCGTCGAGCGCGAAGGCGCTGAGTGCGTCCTCGCGTTGCATGGGACCCGCGCTCAGTTCGAGGCTGTCGAGCAGTGCGCCGAGGTCCAGGCTTGGCACAGTGAGGTTGCCGGTCACCGCGGGCGTGTCGTTGAGTCCGGTCACGCCCACATCGAGCCGCGCGCTCGCGTCGCCACTGGCGATGTCGAAGCCGCTCAGCGAGGCGGTGCCTGCGGTGAGGTCGGCTGTGGCATTGCCGGTCAGGGTCAGGTTGCGCTGTCCGCCCGGGACCGCAGCCCCTTCGGCCGTGAGCTCCAGCGCAAGCTCGTCGAGCACGAACTGCAGGGCACTGAAAGTGGGTGTCAGCCGAGCGCTGAGTGCCAGTTCAGCCTCGATGTCAGC
Above is a window of Pseudomonadota bacterium DNA encoding:
- a CDS encoding AsmA family protein translates to MKAIKWLLIGTVGLVLLVFTVVAVVLAVTDLNRFKPEIEAAASDALGRQLTIEGELNHSLFPWLGVSFGRMQLANADGFGDTPFAEIASAEASIEILPLLRKQITVGNINLTGVRVDAQIAADGSSNIPVFAGSDAASEPESTEPSSPSGLPTIVIDGVSLVDADIRYRDATADLDAHARAVNLTIGNVRDGQTSPITGGLKLSLQPADIEAELALSARLTPTFSALQFVLDELALELTAEGAAVPGGQRNLTLTGNATADLTAGTASLSGFDIASGDASARLDVGVTGLNDTPAVTGNLTVPSLDLGALLDSLELSAGPMQREDALSAFALDATLSYSGNTAALDALTIRLDDTTLTGAATLGELDAALPAIDFELAVDRINMDHYSPPLADGEAGDGAVAGDTETAATGDTPIPLPIELMRALKLNGTAEVASLTAGNLTMQDITVELDAADGEIAVSSLSGALYDGGIDARLGVDVRGETPQFSAAAALSGVQAQPLLNDFAEFDKLLGSGLINLDIATAGNTVGELSAALGGTASFSFVDGAIDGINIAAQLRRVLASFGRSDASDSDEPLRTDFAKFSASADIVQGVIDNVDLDLRSPLLRLAGQGTVSLPGETVDYLLKPALVSSLEGQGGATSGELSGLKFDLPIVGTFSELASDFTGVLRRSLSEGATAAAKAQLDAAKAELEAKAKAELDARKAQLQAEADAREAEARAELDKKAQEKVDEVKDKLADKLKKLF